The proteins below come from a single Triplophysa rosa linkage group LG12, Trosa_1v2, whole genome shotgun sequence genomic window:
- the fam169b gene encoding protein FAM169B — protein MESSSSLKNRSEGDLYPVDLPVLHYSELNTGCEEYLSSVKSDGAMPFTLPHGEKVQVTRKNIGRLPFLREDMSRFILALHTPEDETQVVAVYLQGKWWPIGDVLKTSDKCRHGLVLVESVMERVVLFLLSQVIFGILERPLKDDLYFSTYSLWEHGKILWHNGEAVGFYTIKKRGSLCDGYTGQSYQLPVLDTVFVRSHWRRTGLALQMLEDFCLSQPTEGILGISFPMSTGMYGVCKKYLETHEEERDRLYEVEAPGEWTQRRNVWLNIQLQKLPQDCQRSACGDAEQSPHTFSHETRKPDLEEEGTLQQCGSLVNPKYLSASVKKRPADQIDTKTNCKKAMT, from the exons ATGGAATCCAGCTCTAGTTTGAAGAACAGATCAGAAG GTGATCTTTACCCGGTGGATCTACCTGTGCTACATTATAGCGAGCTGAATACAGGATGTGAAGAATACCTGTCGAGTGTTAAATCAGACGGTGCCATGCCTTTCACCCTTCCTCATGGAGAGAAA GTGCAAGTAACTCGTAAAAACATTGGCCGACTTCCATTTCTTAGAGAAGACATGTCACGCTTCATTCTTGCCTTACATACACCTGAGGATGAAACCCAAG TGGTTGCCGTGTACTTGCAAGGCAAATGGTGGCCCATTGGTGATGTTTTGAAGACGTCAGACAAATGCAGACATGGACTTGTGTTA GTGGAATCAGTCATGGAAAGAGTTGTGCTATTCCTGCTCAGTCAGGTTATATTTGGAATCCTGGAAAGGCCTCTCAAAGACGACCTATATTTTTCCACCTATTCCCTGTGGGAACACGGAAAAATTCTCTGGCACAATGGAGAAGCAGTTGGGTTTTATACCATCAAGAAAAGGG GAAGCCTGTGTGATGGTTACACAGGCCAGAGTTATCAGCTCCCAGTGCTGGACACGGTGTTTGTCCGCTCTCACTGGAGAAGGACTGGTCTTGCTTTACAGATGCTTGAGGATTTCTGCTTATCGCAACCCACCGAGGGGATTCTGGGAATTAGCTTTCCTATGTCTACTGGCATGTACGGAG TTTGCAAGAAATATCTTGAGACGCATGAGGAAGAAAGAGATCGTCTGTATGAGGTGGAAGCCCCCGGTGAATGGACTCAGAGACGAAATGTGTGGTTAAACATCCAGCTGCAAAAGCTCCCACAGGACTGTCAGCGCTCAGCAT gTGGAGATGCAGAGCAGAGTCCACACACCTTCAGTCATGAAACAAGGAAACCTGATTTGGAAGAAGAG gGGACACTGCAACAATGTGGATCACTAGTCAACCCTAAATATCTGTCAGCCTCTGTAAAAAAGCGACCAGCTGATCAGATCGACACCAAAACCAACTGTAAAAAAGCAATGACTTGA